In Anguilla rostrata isolate EN2019 chromosome 1, ASM1855537v3, whole genome shotgun sequence, a genomic segment contains:
- the LOC135253268 gene encoding serine/threonine-protein phosphatase PP1-beta catalytic subunit-like: protein MAEGELNVDSLISRLLEVRGCRPGKIVQMSEAEVRGLCIKSREIFLSQPILLELEAPLKICGDIHGQYTDLLRLFEYGGFPPEANYLFLGDYVDRGKQSLETICLLLAYKIKYPENFFLLRGNHECASINRIYGFYDECKRRFNIKLWKTFTDCFNCLPIAAIIDEKIFCCHGGLSPDLQSMEQIRRIMRPTDVPDTGLLCDLLWSDPDKDVQGWGENDRGVSFTFGADVVSKFLNRHDLDLICRAHQVVEDGYEFFAKRQLVTLFSAPNYCGEFDNAGGMMSVDESLMCSFQILKPSEKKAKYQYGGVNSGRPVTPPRTAQAPKKR from the exons TGCGGGGATGTCGTCCTGGGAAGATCGTGCAGATGTCGGAGGCGGAGGTGCGGGGGCTGTGCATCAAGTCCCGCGAGATCTTCCTCAGCCAGCCCatcctgctggagctggaggctccGCTCAAGATCTGCG GCGACATCCACGGGCAGTACACGGACCTGCTGCGGCTCTTCGAGTACGGCGGCTTCCCCCCCGAAGCCAACTACCTGTTCCTGGGCGACTACGTGGACCGAGGCAAGCAGAGCCTGGAGACCATCTGCCTGCTGCTGGCCTACAAGATCAAGTACCCCGAGAACTTCTTCCTGCTGCGCGGCAACCACGAGTGCGCCTCCATCAACCGGATATACGGCTTCTACGACGAGT GTAAGCGCAGGTTCAACATCAAACTGTGGAAAACCTTCACCGACTGCTTCAACTGCCTGCCCATCGCCGCCATCATCGACGAGAAGATCTTCTGCTGCCACGGAG gtCTCTCTCCTGATCTGCAGTCCATGGAACAAATCCGCAGAATCATGAGGCCAACTGATGTCCctgatacag gtcTGCTGTGTGACCTGCTGTGGTCAGACCCAGATAAGGACGtgcagggctggggggagaACGACCGGGGCGTGTCCTTCACCTTCGGGGCCGACGTGGTCAGCAAGTTCCTAAACCGCCATGACCTGGACCTCATCTGCAGAGCACATCAG GTTGTGGAGGACGGGTACGAGTTCTTTGCCAAACGCCAGCTGGTGACTCTGTTCTCGGCCCCTAACTACTGCGGGGAGTTTGACAACGCCGGGGGCATGATGAGCGTGGACGAGTCCCTAATGTGCTCCTTCCAG ATCCTGAAGCCGTCGGAAAAGAAGGCCAAGTACCAGTACGGGGGAGTGAATTCGGGGCGCCCCGTCACCCCGCCTCGCACCGCCCAAGCCCCCAAAAAGAGGTGA
- the LOC135253262 gene encoding left-right determination factor 2-like, translating to MGVFAIWALCAVLFSTARCFSHEDMKEALLQKLDLNELPKIHKRDLENLVIPAHIKNKYLSMLRLHNKRRRRSLPSLAGILRGIPGNADISGEVMYSDTTRQRLVFDMEARIPDNSEVTMAELKLFKKAPRKLPVPEKRKHRPANNARVSIYWVEVLENGSNRTSLVDSRLVPIIETGWKSFDVSQAIHYWSKTQRKTPLYLEVWIEGERPGSYAAEMAKCVHFATQDPADKTLGKPELVLYTLNLEEYGSRGDCEPNKANDVCCREEYFINFRELTWTQYWIIEPAGYQAFRCAGGCKQPKRNYSYGERTCAVVESAPLPMMYLVKRGDYTEIEVAEFPNMIVEKCGCTMDNISIV from the exons ATGGGTGTTTTCGCGATTTGGGCGCTGTGCGCCGTCCTTTTCTCCACTGCGCGATGCTTCAGTCATGAGGATATGAAAGAAGCCCTACTACAGAAACTGGACCTAAATGAGCTTCCCAAAATTCACAAGAGGGACTTGGAGAACCTTGTCATCCCGGCGCACATCAAGAATAAATACCTCTCCATGCTGAGGCTGCACAACAAGCGGCGGCGCAGGTCTCTGCCCAGTTTGGCCGGCATTCTGAGGGGGATCCCTGGAAATGCAG ACATATCCGGGGAGGTCATGTACTCTGACACGACAAGGCAGCGACTGGTCTTTGACATGGAGGCTAGGATTCCAGACAACAGTGAGGTCACCATGGCAGAGCTAAAACTCTTCAAGAAGGCTCCAAGAAAACTACCCGTACCCGAGAAGAGGAAACACCGACCTGCCAACAATGCCCGAGTCAGTATTTATTGGGTGGAGGTCTTGGAAAACGGTTCCAACCGGACATCTCTTGTGGACTCAAG GTTAGTGCCCATTATTGAGACCGGTTGGAAGAGCTTTGACGTGTCACAGGCGATTCACTACTGGTCCAAAACCCAGCGCAAGACCCCATTGTATCTGGAGGTTTGGATCGAAGGCGAGAGACCGGGAAGTTACGCGGCCGAGATGGCCAAGTGCGTACACTTTGCAACTCAAGACCCCGCGGACAAGACCCTGGGGAAACCAGAACTCGTGTTGTACACACTAAACCTCGAAGAATATGG TTCCCGGGGCGACTGTGAACCGAATAAAGCCAACGACGTGTGCTGCAGAGAAGAGTACTTCATTAACTTCCGAGAGCTCACCTGGACCCAGTACTGGATCATTGAGCCAGCGGGTTATCAGGCATTCCGGTGCGCGGGGGGCTGCAAGCAACCAAAGCGTAACTACAGCTATGGGGAGCGGACCTGCGCGGTGGTGGAGAGCGCGCCTCTGCCAATGATGTACCTGGTGAAAAGAGGAGACTACACTGAGATTGAAGTGGCCGAATTCCCCAACATGATTGTTGAGAAATGCGGATGCACAATGGACAATATATCGATTGTATGA